A window from Citrus sinensis cultivar Valencia sweet orange chromosome 3, DVS_A1.0, whole genome shotgun sequence encodes these proteins:
- the LOC102627364 gene encoding organelle RRM domain-containing protein 2, mitochondrial-like isoform X2 → MAAQSLIQTRKIQQFNSYFTEDSLLSFSSKAYLSQPLKRSTIIMDIGKNRSKGYGYVTSSTEEEAQKALVDMNGKLLDGRVIFVDNVRPSRRYNTDASLARQPAQSPEEN, encoded by the exons ATGGCGGCTCAGTCTCTCATTCAAACTCGAAAAATTCAGCAGTTCAACTCGTATTTTACAGAGGATTCACTTCTAAGCTTTTCGTCAAAG GCGTATCTTTCTCAACCACTAAAGAGAT cTACAATAATTATGGATATAGGTAAGAATAGATCAAAAGGTTACGGGTATGTGACTTCCAGTACAGAAGAGGAAGCCCAAAAAGCCTTGGTAGACATGAATGGGAAG TTACTGGATGGACGAGTTATTTTTGTGGATAATGTAAGACCCAGCAGACGTTACAATACTGATGCGTCACTTGCGAGACAACCTGCTCAGTCTCCTGaagaaaattga
- the LOC102627364 gene encoding eukaryotic translation initiation factor 3 subunit G-like isoform X1 encodes MAAQSLIQTRKIQQFNSYFTEDSLLSFSSKAYLSQPLKRSTIIMDIGKNRSKGYGYVTSSTEEEAQKALVDMNGKVKLHHFSLIYHAYIVEFKHLTVCACSYWMDELFLWIM; translated from the exons ATGGCGGCTCAGTCTCTCATTCAAACTCGAAAAATTCAGCAGTTCAACTCGTATTTTACAGAGGATTCACTTCTAAGCTTTTCGTCAAAG GCGTATCTTTCTCAACCACTAAAGAGAT cTACAATAATTATGGATATAGGTAAGAATAGATCAAAAGGTTACGGGTATGTGACTTCCAGTACAGAAGAGGAAGCCCAAAAAGCCTTGGTAGACATGAATGGGAAGGTAAAGTTGCATCATTTTTCTCTAATCTACCATGCTTATATTGTTGAGTTTAAGCATCTCACAGTATGTGCTTGCAGTTACTGGATGGACGAGTTATTTTTGTGGATAATGTAA